Proteins encoded in a region of the Cydia pomonella isolate Wapato2018A chromosome 3, ilCydPomo1, whole genome shotgun sequence genome:
- the LOC133516575 gene encoding large ribosomal subunit protein uL24m isoform X1, whose translation MRIISFLAKKVGDLTVKYSNLPESYIKRSYEQVYWKNPAGYPQYPKAQVARKKYRFTTNRPWTGQFRMQNERNMHRKKVFLEPVGEWSFFRGDRVEVMVGKDKGKQGIVVQVIQERNWVIVEGLNTHLRTVGKDKDFPGVTIRSEAPLLVTTDVKLVDPETLKPTEVEWRYTEEGEKVRVSTASSRIIPIPKAAEETIDYKSKELYLENEEKDTKADDVTKISFQPRLATFEMDVMEAMGIKEDRVPAKTYWY comes from the exons ATGCGAATAATAAGTTTCCTAGCAAAAAAAGTCGGCGACCTCACCGTTAAATACTCAAATTTACCTGAGTCTTACATAAAAAGAAGTTATGAGCAG GTCTATTGGAAGAACCCCGCGGGCTATCCGCAATATCCGAAGGCGCAGGTAGCTCGCAAGAAGTATCGTTTCACCACGAACCGTCCGTGGACTGGCCAGTTCCGAATGCAAAATGAAAGAAATATGCATaggaaaaaagtatttttggaGCCTGTTGGAGAATGGAGTTTCTTTAG ggGTGACCGGGTTGAGGTGATGGTGGGCAAAGACAAGGGCAAGCAGGGCATTGTGGTGCAGGTCATACAGGAGCGCAACTGGGTCATTGTGGAGGGGCTCAACACACACCTTAGAACA GTGGGCAAAGACAAGGATTTCCCGGGCGTGACGATCCGGTCAGAAGCGCCCCTGCTGGTCACCACCGACGTCAAGCTCGTCGACCCGGAGACGCTCAAGCCGACCGAAGTCGAGTGGCGGTATACAGAAGAGGGGGAGAAG GTCCGAGTGTCAACCGCCAGCAGTCGCATCATCCCAATACCGAAGGCAGCTGAAGAAACCATAGACTATAAGAGCAAGGAGCTGTATCTGGAGAACGAGGAGAAGGATACCAAAGCTGATGACGTCACTAAG ATCTCGTTCCAGCCCAGACTGGCCACGTTCGAGATGGACGTCATGGAAGCCATGGGCATCAAGGAAGATCGGGTGCCGGCCAAGACCTACTGGTACTGA
- the LOC133516575 gene encoding large ribosomal subunit protein uL24m isoform X2 has protein sequence MRIISFLAKKVGDLTVKYSNLPESYIKRSYEQVYWKNPAGYPQYPKAQVARKKYRFTTNRPWTGQFRMQNERNMHRKKVFLEPVGEWSFFRGDRVEVMVGKDKGKQGIVVQVIQERNWVIVEGLNTHLRTVGKDKDFPGVTIRSEAPLLVTTDVKLVDPETLKPTEVEWRYTEEGEKVRVSTASSRIIPIPKAAEETIDYKSKELYLENEEKDTKADDVTKPRLATFEMDVMEAMGIKEDRVPAKTYWY, from the exons ATGCGAATAATAAGTTTCCTAGCAAAAAAAGTCGGCGACCTCACCGTTAAATACTCAAATTTACCTGAGTCTTACATAAAAAGAAGTTATGAGCAG GTCTATTGGAAGAACCCCGCGGGCTATCCGCAATATCCGAAGGCGCAGGTAGCTCGCAAGAAGTATCGTTTCACCACGAACCGTCCGTGGACTGGCCAGTTCCGAATGCAAAATGAAAGAAATATGCATaggaaaaaagtatttttggaGCCTGTTGGAGAATGGAGTTTCTTTAG ggGTGACCGGGTTGAGGTGATGGTGGGCAAAGACAAGGGCAAGCAGGGCATTGTGGTGCAGGTCATACAGGAGCGCAACTGGGTCATTGTGGAGGGGCTCAACACACACCTTAGAACA GTGGGCAAAGACAAGGATTTCCCGGGCGTGACGATCCGGTCAGAAGCGCCCCTGCTGGTCACCACCGACGTCAAGCTCGTCGACCCGGAGACGCTCAAGCCGACCGAAGTCGAGTGGCGGTATACAGAAGAGGGGGAGAAG GTCCGAGTGTCAACCGCCAGCAGTCGCATCATCCCAATACCGAAGGCAGCTGAAGAAACCATAGACTATAAGAGCAAGGAGCTGTATCTGGAGAACGAGGAGAAGGATACCAAAGCTGATGACGTCACTAAG CCCAGACTGGCCACGTTCGAGATGGACGTCATGGAAGCCATGGGCATCAAGGAAGATCGGGTGCCGGCCAAGACCTACTGGTACTGA
- the LOC133516573 gene encoding vanin-like protein 1 yields the protein MGCLLNTVTIFLLVGLTKSSTHTYKAGTVSSTQCSLDACAQLVQNAAKANVDVLVLPVPDIFRSAQKDNYDEAVKVISRLAKDNKIYVVSHLLEKVRCQEKNEIIRSNLVFDRQGSVVSIYRKPLDPTATCNVTTTETTFVTDFGVTFGVLMPEDLVLRNLQGKNFVVAGEWGSEIPVLAAPQFFKSWAFTTNVNLVSSFGVFAGKAGETGHGTDFIVAELKKDGEYTINAPIATTSPHVQDLSQYVIKPLDLTNQDVRETVCHGQFCCQFHVKTSASVGELKFGAAAFEGVRHYGGGQNIGTQECALLLCNGSYKRSCDIGSINNTNVIFDEVSITANFKPTESAQFPIILSTDSLSNSQFQFDSKHENNTSQVTVKLYEGQNLLNFGIFGRDFSKDYVGKTVIYGNDDGLTYKIYEYINSDEVLEFCDYVWIRLRVLIFVVSIYVLEMM from the exons ATGGGGTGTTTGTTAAATACAGTGACTATTTTTCTACTTGTTGGTTTGACGAAGTCTTCAACG CACACCTACAAAGCTGGGACCGTGAGCAGCACGCAATGCAGCTTGGATGCGTGTGCGCAGCTCGTCCAGAATGCGGCTAAAGCT AATGTTGACGTATTGGTGCTGCCTGTCCCTGACATTTTCAGATCTGCTCAGAAAGATAATTATGAtgag GCAGTGAAAGTAATCTCAAGGTTGGCGAAGGACAACAAAATCTACGTGGTCTCACATTTGCTGGAGAAGGTGCGATGCCAGGAGAAGAATGAAATTATCAGGAGTAACCTGGTTTTCGATCGTCAAGGGAGCGTCGTTTCTAT CTATAGAAAGCCCCTGGACCCCACAGCCACCTGCAACGTCACTACCACCGAAACCACCTTCGTTACCGATTTCGGAGTCACCTTCGGCGTGCTGATGCCAGAGGATTTGGTGCTGAGAAACCTCCAGGGGAAGAACTTCGTAGTGGCAGGCGAGTGGGGATCAGAGATTCCAGTTCTTGCAG CTCCGCAATTCTTCAAATCCTGGGCCTTCACCACGAATGTGAACCTGGTGTCGTCGTTTGGAGTATTCGCTGGGAAGGCTGGAGAAACCGGCCATGGAACTGACTTCATTGTTGCTGAACTGAAGAAGGATGgagaat ACACTATCAACGCCCCTATTGCCACCACATCTCCACACGTCCAGGACCTGAGCCAGTATGTCATCAAGCCCCTGGACCTTACAAACCAGGATGTGCGGGAGACTGTGTGCCATGGACAATTCTGCTGCCAGTTCCACGTCAAGACCAGTGCCTCTG TTGGGGAACTGAAGTTCGGCGCCGCCGCGTTTGAAGGCGTCCGCCATTACGGAGGTGGTCAAAACATCGGCACGCAGGAATGCGCCCTTCTGCTCTGCAATGGAAGCTACAAGAGGTCTTGTGATATTGG ATCCATCAATAACACCAACGTCATATTCGATGAAGTCTCCATCACCGCTAACTTCAAACCTACAGAATCTGCTCAGTTCCCGATCATCCTGTCAACCGACTCTCTGTCAAACAGCCAATTCCAGTTTGACAGCAAACATGAAAACAATACCAGCCAAGTAACTGTCAAATTGTACGAAGGACAAAATCTTTTGAACTTCGGTATTTTTGGGAGAGATTTCTCAAAGGACTACGTAGGGAAAACTGTGATCTATGGTAATGATGATGGATTGACGTACAAGATCTACGAGTACATTAACAGTGATGAGGTCCTAGAGTTCTGTGATTATGTCTGGATCCGGTTGAGGGTGCTTATTTTCGTTGTTTCTATCTATGTTTTGGAAATGATGTAA